From the genome of Candidatus Polarisedimenticolia bacterium:
CACGGCCGATTCCGAGCGCTGCGGCAGCTATGCGCTGGAGAGCGTCGGCATCGCCACCGCTTTGAACCGCCACATCGGCTATGCCGCGGCGGCGGAGGTGGCCAAGGAGTCGATGCGCACCGGAAAGTCGATCTACCAGATCGTCGTCGACCACAAGCTGCTCGAGCCGGAGCAGCTGCGCAAGATTCTCGATCCGACGGCGATGACCGAGCCGGGAATCCCCGGAGAATCCTGACAGCCACCCGGCCCCCTGTTTAAGGAGACGGCTCCGCCGGGTGCGCTTCCCGCGACCCCACAATCCGCAGCGTCGTAGCGCCGCGCGCCTCGATCCCGGACGCAAAGGCAGCCGTCACGGTCAATCTCACCTCTCCCGTTCCGCTGATTCCTTCCAGGAGCTCCTGGCGATCGACCGCCACCGTGAGATCGGCGATGCCGTCGGCGTTGGCATCGCCCAGCACGGCGCTCGACGGATCGGCCGCGGCTTCTCCCCCGCCCGCCGAGGCCACCACGCTCGCGGCCACCAGATCGCCGGATAGCTGTCCGGCGCGCGGCTGCAGCACCAGATGCAGAGGCCCGCGGCTCTTCAGCGACGCCACCGACGGCTGTGCCACCACGTCGAGCGGCAGCAGCAGCGCGCGGTAGACATCGAGGCGCGGCGTGATCCTGCCGTTGCGATCGTCGCTGATGGGAACCCCGCGCGTCTCGAAGCGTTGCTCGAGATCCTCCGGCGAGAGGGCGGGATTGGCTTCCAGGAGAAGGGCCGCCCCCGCCGTCACATGCGGCACGGCCACCGAGGTGCCGGAGAGCGTCTGCACGCGCGCGATGCTCGATGAGGTAACGATGTTCTGTCCGGGCGCCAGGAGGTCGAGCCCTTCCCCGCTGTTGCTGTAGAAGGGAATCTGATCGGCCGAGTTCACCGCTCCGACCGAGAGCACCGAGTCGACGCACGCCGGCGTGCCTATCAGGTCGGTCGAGGAAGTGTTGCCCGAGGCGGCAATCAACAGGCAGCCCCGCTGCCGCAGGGCGGCCGACAACAGGGAGACGGCCTCGCTGAACGAGTCGATGTGATCGCAGGGGGAAGGATAGGTCCCCGCGGACAGGCTCAGGTTGACCAGCCGCACCTGCGGCGCGTCGGTCGCGATCCAGTCCAGGGCCGCCAAAACGTCGAAAAAGGTGCCGACGGCGGAATCGTCGAGGACGCGCAGCACGAGCATCCGCGCCCCCGGCGCGATCCCCTCCGGGGCGATGGCCCCCTGCGAAGCCAAGATTCCCAGGATGCCGGGACCGTGAGACCCAATGCTGCGCGTCGACCCGGGGCCCGACTGGCGGGAGGTGCCGTCCGGACAGCACCCGCCGCGATTCGAGCAGAAGCATTCCTCGCCAATCACCACCGGGTCGAGATCGGGGTTCTCGAACAGGTCGGTGCCGCTGTCCAGAACCGCCACGGTGATCCCCTCGCCGCTATAGCCGAGCTGGCGCACCCGGTCGGATTGGATCTGGGCCGCCGAGCCGGCGTCGGCGCCACGCACCTCGCCGTCCAGATCCACGCGCGACACCCGCGGATCGGCCAGCAGCACCGCCAGTCCCCTGCCGGTAATCCGCGCCGCGAATACCGGGGCGGCGCTCAAAGGCCGCGGATCGCGGATCTCGTGGGCAGGCACGCCGCGCAGAACCTCCTCGACACGCTGGCGCGGCGATCGCCGGGACCGGGTCAGCGGCATGTCGCGCTCGGGCAGGAGCGTCACGATCACGCGCGCCTCGCCTTGGGAGAGGATCGCCTTTCTCAGGTCGGCTCCGGCATGGCCGGGACCGCCGGCGGAGAACCCCGCGCGGAGCCCCGCGAGGAACAGGAGCGACAGCCCCGCCGCCCGGGTCATCCTGGAACGCCAAAGGTGTGCTTGAGGCATCCTGAAAAGGTACCCTGAACCCCGTCCCGCGGCAACGGGATCCTCATCCGAAACGGGTGCCCGGCGTCCCTTTCGGGGCCGGTGGGGGCCTCAGCGGGTGGCGGTGAAGACCGCCTGGTCGACGTCGTCGACGAGGGTCAGGTTATCGCTGATGCAAACCACCTCGCGCAGCGCCACGACGACGTTGAAGACCGCGGCGGCCAGCGCCAGCAATCCGTGCAGCCAGGGCGGGGTCCAGCGGAAGTGGGTATGGGCGCCGCCGCCGATGATGTAGGCCGTCATGACCAGCCCCATCGTCAGCATCGACATCGGGAAGACCCGCGATTTGAACTCCAGGGTACGGCGGTACAAGCCGGCGTCCAGCTTGAACTCCTTGACCACTTCCTTGATCCGTGACCCGGTGCCGATGAAATAGAACATGATGATGGCGTGCGCGAAGATGCTCAGCAGGGTGATCGGCATTGCCCAGCTGACGTGCGACGGGATCGACATCCACCCGGAAGAGGCCGCCCATCCCATCACCACGACGACCGGAAAGAGCAACGCCGACAGGAGGGTGAGGACGACCAGGATCGGGCCGAACGGAATCCGATCGAGCACCGCTCATCTCCCCCGCAGCGCGTCGGCGGCAATCGCCTCGACCCGGTCCAGCGGCAATCCGCTGACGCCGGGATCGCCCTGCGCGTCGCGCAGGAACAGCCGGGCCTCGAGATCCTGGTTGCCGGTGTAGACCCAGCGGCCGTTGGCCGGCGGCTCCAGCGCGTTCAGCTCCGACGCCAGCGGCGTCAGGTCGGTGCGGCCGCCGCGCGGCGGCGTCACCGTGTCGAACCACGAAAAGACGTGGTGCTCCAGCTGGAAGCGGAAGCCGCGGCCGTCGCGGCTGGCGGTCAGGATGCGGTGGAAACGGACCGAGTCGAAGCGCGCCATCTTGTCGAGCTCCTCGTCGGTCTCGATCACGGAGAGGCTGGAAGAGGGGTAGTCGCGGATACGGGTCGTGCCGGAGCGCAGGCGCTCGAACGAGTGCACGATGCTCTCGAACTCCTCCTCCCAGAGGCGGCGGTGGGCGTCGGCGCGGTAGAACAGCTCCGGCAGGCGCGGCAGGAGCTCGGCATACAGCAGGGCCGAGCGCTCCTCTTCCCCCAATCCCTGCAGGCGCGACGTCAGGGGGGAGTGCTGCAGGCTGCCGAAGGCGGTCACCATCAGGTCAAATTTGACCGCGTCGGGAGAGGTGAAAGTGCCGAAATCCCCCGCCCGGGCGGCATCCACCAGGAAGCGCCGGTGGCGCAGCGCTTCTTCGGGATGCAGCACCGCCCAGGCCGACAGGATCCCGTCGGTATCGAAATGGTTGTTGGAGACCACCTCGATCGGCGCCAGGAAAGTCTCGCGCGCCGGGTCCTCGGCCAGCAGGAGGGCCATCTCGGTCGTGGTGTCGGCGCGGTAGCGGGCCGGGGTCCGGTTCCCGGGCCAGTGGCTCAGGTTCAGCGCCGACGGGGCGATGCCGTCGACCACCAGGGTGCGCTCCGGGTCGAGCCCGGCATGGAAGTATTCGAAGCGGCGTTGCATGCGATCCTCTCGGGACGGGCCGATTATAAGAAGGGCGCGGCGGGCCGGGCAACCGGCTGGAGGGCGGCGCCCCGCGGACGCCCATTTGACAGGGCGCGGCCCGCACGACGAAACTGGTGCGCCCGACGATCATGACAGAGGATGCGCCGCGATGAGCGATTTGCCCCCGGATCGGGAGCCGGAGCCTAAAAGCCGCTTGAGCCTGCAGGTCAACGGCGAGCCGGTCGAGATCCTGTTCGATCCTTACAAGACGCTGCTGGAGGTGCTGCGGGAGGATCTCTATCTCACCGGCACCAAGCATGGCTGCGAGCTGGGCGAGTGCGGGGCCTGCGCCGTCCTGGTCGACTCCCGCCCGGTCCTCTCCTGCCTCCTGCTGGCCCTGGAGTGCGAAGGGGTCGATGTGCGCACCGTGGAAGGACTGGCGGAAGGCGCCGCCTTGCACCCTCTTCAGGAGAGCTTCGCCGATCTCGGCGCCGCCCAGTGCGGCTACTGCACTCCCGCCATGCTGATGACGGCCTGCGCACTGCTGGAAAAGAGTCCCGAACCCGGCCGTGAGGAGATCCGCGAGGCGCTCTCCGGCGTCCTGTGCCGCTGCACCGGGTATTTACAGATATTCGAGGCGGTCGAGGCGGCGGCGCGCCGGCGGCGTGGTGGCGCGACGCCCGGCGGGGGCCCGGCATCGTGAGCGGCAGGACGGCGGAGCTCAAGGTGGTGGGCAAGGCACGCCGCCGCGTCGACGCGCGCGCCAAGGTGACCGGAGCGACCCGCTTCGCCGACGATCTCTTCCTGCCGCGCATGCTGCATTGCAAGATCCTGCGCTCCCCCCACCCGCACGCCCGCATCCTTCGCATCGACACGCGCGCCGCCCGCTCGCTGCCGGGAGTCAAGCTGATCCTCACCGGGGCCGACATGCCGATTCCCTACGGCATCCTTCCGGTGAGCCAGGACGAGCATGCGCTGTGCCTCGGCCGCGTCCGCTTCGTGGGGGATCCGGTCGTCGCGATCGTGGCGACCGACGAGTTGACGGCGTTCGAAGCGATGGGACGCTTGAAAGTCGACTACGAGCCCCTGGCGACCATCGCCGATCCGGAAGAGGCCCTCGCCGTGAGCGAGCCGCGCATCCAGCCCTACGGTGAAGGCAACGTCCACAAGAAGGTGGCCCTGGAGTTCGGCGACGTCGACGCGGCGCTGGCCGGGGCCGACCACGTCTTCGAGGATCTCTTCTTCTACCAGGGGAACACCCACCTGCCGATCGAGCAGCACGCGTCGCTGGCCGCCGTCGACGGCGACGGGAAGCTGACGCTGTGGTCCTCCACGCAGACACCGCACTACGTGCATCGGGCGCTGGCGCGCGTTCTGGAGATACCCCCAGCGCACATCCGGGTGATCGCCACCCCCAACGGCGGCGGCTTCGGGGGCAAGAGCGACCCGTTCCAGCATGAGATCGTCGTCGCCAAGGCCGCCCTGCTGTTGGGACGTCCCGTGAAGATCTGCCTGACGCGCGAGGAGGTCTTCTACTGCCACCGCGGCCGCCACCCGGTAAGGATGAAGCTCAGAACCGGCGTGACCCGCGAGGGAAAGATCGTGGCGATGGATCTGCAGACGCTGCTGGACGGAGGTGCCTACGGCTCCTACGGCGTGGCCTCGACTTTCTATACGGGCGCGCTGCAAACGGTGACCTACGAGATCCCCCGCTACCGCTTCCGCGGCTGCCGCACCTTCACCAACAAGCCGCCCTGCGGGCCCAAGCGCGGGCACGGCACGCCGCAGCCGCGCTTCGCGCAGGAGGTGCAGCTCGACAAGATTGCCTGCGCTTTGGGGCTCGACCCGGCGGCGCTGCGGAAATCGCAGCTGGCGCGTCCCCACTCGCTGACTGCGAATTACATGCGGCTCGGCACCATCGCCCTGGGAGAGTGCATCGATCGCGTGGTGGAAGGCTCCGGATGGAGCGCGCGGCGCGGCCGGCTGCCGCACGGGCGCGGGCTGGGACTCGCCTGCTCCTCCTACTTGTGCGGCGCCGGGCTGCCGATCTACTGGAACACTCTGCCGCACAGCGGCGTCCAGCTGCAGCTGGACCGCTCCGGACGCGTCACCGCCTTTTGCGGCGCCACCGAGATCGGCCAGGGATCGGACGACGTGCTCGCCAACCTGGTCGCCGAAGTACTGGGGATCGATCCTTTCGACATCCGCCTGGTCACCGGCGATACCGATCTCGGACCGGTCGATCTGGGCTCCTATTCCAGCCGGGTCACCCTGATGATGGGCAACGCCGCGATCCAGGCCGCCGAGCGCGCCCGCGACCTGATCGCTTCCGCGGTGTCGGCAAAGCTGGAAATCCCGGCCGGCCATCTGGTCTTCGCCGGGCGGCGGGTGTTCGACGCCGGGGATCCCGCGCGCGGCGTCGGCTTCGCCGAGGCGGTGCAGCTCGGCGAGGCGATGCACGGGACGCTGGGGACCACCGGCTCCTACACGCCGCCCGAATCTGCGGCACGCTACAAGGGTGGCGGCGTGGGCCCCTCGCCGACTTACTCTTATTCGGCCTGCGTCGTGGAAGCGGAGGTGGACCCGCACCTGGGATGGGTGGAAGCGAAGAAGATCTGGATCGCGCACGACATCGGGCGCTCGCTCAATCCCGTCCTGGTGCGCGGCCAGGTGGAAGGCTCGGTCTACATGGCCCTCGGCGAGGCGCTGATGGAGGAGATGGAATATCGCCGCCTGCCGCCGCGCCTGAGCGGTGCCCTGGTGCACAAGTTCCCCAGCCTGCTGGAGTACAAGAGTCCCACGACCCTCGACATGCCCGAGGTGATCACCTACCTGGTCGAGGATCCCGATGGCGCCGGTCCGTTCGGCGCGAAGGAAGTGGGCCAGGGACCGCTGCTGCCGGTGATGCCGGCCCTGGCGAACGCCGTCTTCGACGCCGTCGGGGCACGTGTCGACGAGGTGCCGATCACTCCCGAGAAGGTGCTGCGCGCCCTCGCCGACGCCGCCCATCGCTGCGGGCCGCGATCCTTTCCCGCCATCGACTGGCCCACCCCGCTGCGCGTCGCGCCTCCCTGGGAGGGGGGCGACGGCACCGCCGCCAACGAGCGCCCGAGGCGCCGGAAGGAAGGGGCGGTCGTCGCACCCGACGTCGTCCAGCCCGGGCTCGCGCCGCACCCGAGCACCCCCGAGGCTCGCCGCATCAAGAAGAGCTCCGCGCCGGCTGAGGCAACGAGCGAGGCAGCCACCGAGGAACCACCTGAGGTATTGAAATGATGCGCTGCCCGCGCTTTGCCTATCGCGCTCCGCGCACGCTGGCGGAGGCGGCCGCCATCCTCGCCGGCGAGGGGCCGGAGGCGATGCTCCTGGCGGGCGGGACCGATCTGGTCCCCAACATGAAGCGCCGCCAGCAGACTCCCAGAGTCGTCGTGTCCCTGCGGCGCATCGCGACGCTGCGGGAAGCCTCGCCCGCGGGACCGGCGACCCGGCTCGGTGCGATGCTGACCCTGTCGGAAGTGATTGGCTCGGAATTCTCCGCCGGAGCGCGCGGCGCGCTGCGCAAGGCGGCGGCACAGGTGGCGACGCCGCACCTGCAGAACATGGGGACACTGGGAGGCAACCTCTGCCTCGACACGCGCTGCAACTATTACGATCAGAACCTGGAATGGCGCAGCGCCATCGATTTCTGCATGAAGAAAGACGGGAAGGTGTGCTGGGTGGCGCCGGGAAGCCCGCGCTGCTGGGCCGTCACCTCGACCGACACTGCCCCGGCCCTGATGGCGCTGGGTGCCGAGGTGGTCCTGCATGGCGCCCGCGGCGAGCGGACCCTGCCGGTGGGCCAGCTCTACCGCGACGACGGTATCGCCTACCTGGCGAAACGAGCCGACGAGATCCTCTCCGGCGTCCTTCTGCCGGTCGCGGTGCCGGGCGAGGCCAGCACCTACTGGAAGCTGCGCCGGCGCGGCGCCTTCGATTTCCCCGTTCTGTCGGTCGCCGCCTGGGTCCGCAAGGACGCCGACGGCGTGGTGCGCGAAGCGCGGCTCATCCTCGGCTCGGTGGCCTCGCGGCCGCTCCCCGCCGACGCGTCTTCGCTGGTGGGAAATCCATTGACGGAGGAGACGATCCAGTCGGCCGCCGAAGCGGGGGCGCGACTTGCCAAGCCTCTCGACAACACCGATTTCGCCCTCGGCTGGAGGAAGAAAGCGGCCTTCAGCCTGATCGCGGGGGCCTTGCGCGAGCTGAGGGGAGACGACCCGGAAGCGCTGGGTCCTTTCGCGCGCCGCGCCGCCGCGCTGGTGCCGGCGGGGTAGGTGGGCTCCGCCGGGACACCGCGGATCGGCGCGCTGATCCTCTGCGCCGGGGAGTCGCGGCGCATGGGCCGACCCAAGGCACTGCTGCCGATCGCGGGGCGTACCTTCCTGGAGACGCTGTTCAATCGCCTGGCGCTGTCCGGCGCCAGTCCAATCGTGGCGGTCCTGGGCGCCGATGCCGCCCGGATTCGCGCCTCCGTAGCTCTTCCCCGCATGCGCTTCGTGGTGAACCCGGCTCCGCAGCGCGGCCAGCTCTCTTCCATTCACTGCGGTCTCGACGCGATCTCCGGTGAAGAGCTGGACGGCCTGTTCATCGCACCGGTGGACACGCCCCGCGTCCAGGCCGCCACGTTGCGCCGGATGATCGCCTCCCTCTATCCCGCTCCCCTCGTCGTCCCGACCTTCGACGGCCGTCGCGGCCATCCGGCGCTGTTTGCGACGAGTCTGTTCGAAGCGCTCCGCCAGGCCTCTCCGGAGGAAGGGGCGCGCGCCGTCGTGCGCGCGCGGGCCGATCGTCTCGAGCTCGACTGCGGCGATCCCGCCGTCCTCGAGGACTTCGACACTCCGGAAGATCTTCCCGCGCACGGTTGAGCGGCGGCGTGCGAGCTCCGGCGCGTTCCGCCGTAGCGCGAGCGTCGCGCACGCCGTCAGCTCCAAGCGGGCTGATATACT
Proteins encoded in this window:
- a CDS encoding S8 family serine peptidase — protein: MTRAAGLSLLFLAGLRAGFSAGGPGHAGADLRKAILSQGEARVIVTLLPERDMPLTRSRRSPRQRVEEVLRGVPAHEIRDPRPLSAAPVFAARITGRGLAVLLADPRVSRVDLDGEVRGADAGSAAQIQSDRVRQLGYSGEGITVAVLDSGTDLFENPDLDPVVIGEECFCSNRGGCCPDGTSRQSGPGSTRSIGSHGPGILGILASQGAIAPEGIAPGARMLVLRVLDDSAVGTFFDVLAALDWIATDAPQVRLVNLSLSAGTYPSPCDHIDSFSEAVSLLSAALRQRGCLLIAASGNTSSTDLIGTPACVDSVLSVGAVNSADQIPFYSNSGEGLDLLAPGQNIVTSSSIARVQTLSGTSVAVPHVTAGAALLLEANPALSPEDLEQRFETRGVPISDDRNGRITPRLDVYRALLLPLDVVAQPSVASLKSRGPLHLVLQPRAGQLSGDLVAASVVASAGGGEAAADPSSAVLGDANADGIADLTVAVDRQELLEGISGTGEVRLTVTAAFASGIEARGATTLRIVGSREAHPAEPSP
- a CDS encoding DUF6687 family protein, which encodes MQRRFEYFHAGLDPERTLVVDGIAPSALNLSHWPGNRTPARYRADTTTEMALLLAEDPARETFLAPIEVVSNNHFDTDGILSAWAVLHPEEALRHRRFLVDAARAGDFGTFTSPDAVKFDLMVTAFGSLQHSPLTSRLQGLGEEERSALLYAELLPRLPELFYRADAHRRLWEEEFESIVHSFERLRSGTTRIRDYPSSSLSVIETDEELDKMARFDSVRFHRILTASRDGRGFRFQLEHHVFSWFDTVTPPRGGRTDLTPLASELNALEPPANGRWVYTGNQDLEARLFLRDAQGDPGVSGLPLDRVEAIAADALRGR
- a CDS encoding (2Fe-2S)-binding protein, with protein sequence MSDLPPDREPEPKSRLSLQVNGEPVEILFDPYKTLLEVLREDLYLTGTKHGCELGECGACAVLVDSRPVLSCLLLALECEGVDVRTVEGLAEGAALHPLQESFADLGAAQCGYCTPAMLMTACALLEKSPEPGREEIREALSGVLCRCTGYLQIFEAVEAAARRRRGGATPGGGPAS
- a CDS encoding molybdopterin cofactor-binding domain-containing protein, with amino-acid sequence MSGRTAELKVVGKARRRVDARAKVTGATRFADDLFLPRMLHCKILRSPHPHARILRIDTRAARSLPGVKLILTGADMPIPYGILPVSQDEHALCLGRVRFVGDPVVAIVATDELTAFEAMGRLKVDYEPLATIADPEEALAVSEPRIQPYGEGNVHKKVALEFGDVDAALAGADHVFEDLFFYQGNTHLPIEQHASLAAVDGDGKLTLWSSTQTPHYVHRALARVLEIPPAHIRVIATPNGGGFGGKSDPFQHEIVVAKAALLLGRPVKICLTREEVFYCHRGRHPVRMKLRTGVTREGKIVAMDLQTLLDGGAYGSYGVASTFYTGALQTVTYEIPRYRFRGCRTFTNKPPCGPKRGHGTPQPRFAQEVQLDKIACALGLDPAALRKSQLARPHSLTANYMRLGTIALGECIDRVVEGSGWSARRGRLPHGRGLGLACSSYLCGAGLPIYWNTLPHSGVQLQLDRSGRVTAFCGATEIGQGSDDVLANLVAEVLGIDPFDIRLVTGDTDLGPVDLGSYSSRVTLMMGNAAIQAAERARDLIASAVSAKLEIPAGHLVFAGRRVFDAGDPARGVGFAEAVQLGEAMHGTLGTTGSYTPPESAARYKGGGVGPSPTYSYSACVVEAEVDPHLGWVEAKKIWIAHDIGRSLNPVLVRGQVEGSVYMALGEALMEEMEYRRLPPRLSGALVHKFPSLLEYKSPTTLDMPEVITYLVEDPDGAGPFGAKEVGQGPLLPVMPALANAVFDAVGARVDEVPITPEKVLRALADAAHRCGPRSFPAIDWPTPLRVAPPWEGGDGTAANERPRRRKEGAVVAPDVVQPGLAPHPSTPEARRIKKSSAPAEATSEAATEEPPEVLK
- a CDS encoding FAD binding domain-containing protein, with translation MMRCPRFAYRAPRTLAEAAAILAGEGPEAMLLAGGTDLVPNMKRRQQTPRVVVSLRRIATLREASPAGPATRLGAMLTLSEVIGSEFSAGARGALRKAAAQVATPHLQNMGTLGGNLCLDTRCNYYDQNLEWRSAIDFCMKKDGKVCWVAPGSPRCWAVTSTDTAPALMALGAEVVLHGARGERTLPVGQLYRDDGIAYLAKRADEILSGVLLPVAVPGEASTYWKLRRRGAFDFPVLSVAAWVRKDADGVVREARLILGSVASRPLPADASSLVGNPLTEETIQSAAEAGARLAKPLDNTDFALGWRKKAAFSLIAGALRELRGDDPEALGPFARRAAALVPAG
- a CDS encoding nucleotidyltransferase family protein, whose translation is MGSAGTPRIGALILCAGESRRMGRPKALLPIAGRTFLETLFNRLALSGASPIVAVLGADAARIRASVALPRMRFVVNPAPQRGQLSSIHCGLDAISGEELDGLFIAPVDTPRVQAATLRRMIASLYPAPLVVPTFDGRRGHPALFATSLFEALRQASPEEGARAVVRARADRLELDCGDPAVLEDFDTPEDLPAHG